From the Butyrivibrio fibrisolvens genome, one window contains:
- a CDS encoding class I SAM-dependent methyltransferase, with protein sequence MNTEMNAELAINADRISSLRKEWEAEEKIAHIRGWDFSHIHDRYDEEEDLPWDYKTEIDKYLLPDMKLMDFDTGGGEFLLSLGHPYKNTAATEGFPPNVELCKKTLLPLGIDFKPCDNESDIPFADNSFDIMINRHGSFDPVEAHRLLKTGGLFITQQVGARNDRDLVEIVLPGTPEPFPELELSIQKKKFEEAGFEIIRAEEAFRPIRFYDVGAFVWFARIIEWEFPDFSVEKCFDKLLKMQDIIDKEGFVKGTIHRYLIVAKKK encoded by the coding sequence ATGAATACAGAAATGAATGCAGAATTGGCAATAAATGCAGATCGAATAAGCAGTTTAAGAAAAGAGTGGGAAGCTGAGGAAAAGATAGCTCATATCCGCGGATGGGACTTCTCCCATATTCATGACAGATACGACGAGGAAGAGGATCTTCCATGGGATTACAAAACTGAGATCGACAAGTATCTTCTCCCTGACATGAAGCTTATGGACTTTGATACAGGTGGTGGTGAGTTCCTCTTATCTTTAGGTCATCCTTATAAGAACACCGCTGCTACCGAAGGATTTCCACCAAATGTGGAGCTGTGCAAGAAAACTCTCCTGCCGCTTGGAATTGACTTTAAGCCTTGCGACAATGAGTCTGATATTCCTTTTGCCGATAACTCTTTTGACATAATGATCAACAGACACGGAAGCTTTGATCCTGTTGAGGCGCACAGGCTCCTTAAAACAGGCGGTCTCTTCATCACACAGCAGGTAGGCGCCAGAAACGACAGAGACCTTGTTGAGATAGTTCTCCCCGGAACACCGGAGCCATTCCCGGAACTTGAATTATCTATTCAGAAGAAGAAATTTGAAGAAGCCGGATTTGAGATCATCCGCGCCGAAGAAGCTTTCAGACCGATCAGATTCTACGATGTAGGAGCATTTGTCTGGTTTGCGCGCATCATCGAATGGGAGTTTCCGGACTTTTCTGTAGAGAAGTGTTTTGACAAGCTTCTAAAGATGCAAGATATAATTGATAAAGAAGGTTTTGTCAAAGGAACAATTCACAGATATCTTATAGTTGCTAAGAAAAAGTAA
- a CDS encoding S1C family serine protease — protein MNDNELFNNLNTDNTNEQTGSDNDTMNKKTKKKNKVKSKKAGKVAGAIALAAVFGVCTGAGIYGAQNFTSLSLSDDASSSISIASTQTVSDDSDSQLKVTTTSNTQVVTTDVTSVVAAAMPSIVSINVKATTTTTDFFGQSYQQESEGAGSGIIIAQSDSELIIVTNNHVVSGANSMEVSFADGSTATAYLKGTESSVDIAVIAVELEDLSKDTLSAISIATLGDSNSLTVGESAIAIGNALGYGQSVTTGVISALDREIETEDGETNTFIQTDAAINPGNSGGALLNAAGEVIGVTSSKIGATTVEGMGFAIPISDVIDLINDLMNEDTKITVAEGQQGALGVSVMTPTGIDGAYVAAVGDGSAAQKAGIQAGDLITSFDGNDITSASDLTSLMSYYAEGDTVTVTVLRRVDGQYQYVDIEVTLDNASTLSSSSSTDGGNTQSYEYGMPGQSGEEQQDNGQGESKSGSASDDQQGSQPESNGNGFGFSFGG, from the coding sequence ATGAATGATAATGAATTGTTTAATAATCTAAATACCGACAACACAAATGAGCAGACCGGTAGTGATAATGACACTATGAATAAGAAAACTAAAAAGAAAAACAAAGTAAAAAGTAAAAAGGCCGGTAAGGTAGCAGGTGCGATCGCACTTGCGGCAGTATTTGGAGTATGTACAGGTGCTGGAATATATGGAGCACAGAACTTTACATCACTATCGCTTAGCGATGATGCAAGCTCTTCAATCAGTATAGCTTCAACTCAGACAGTAAGTGATGATTCGGATTCACAGCTCAAGGTTACGACAACAAGTAATACTCAGGTAGTTACTACAGATGTTACAAGTGTAGTTGCAGCAGCTATGCCATCTATCGTATCTATCAATGTTAAGGCTACAACTACAACAACAGATTTCTTCGGTCAGTCTTATCAGCAGGAATCGGAAGGTGCAGGATCAGGTATCATAATAGCCCAGAGTGATTCAGAACTTATAATTGTTACCAACAATCATGTAGTGTCAGGCGCTAACTCTATGGAAGTATCTTTTGCAGATGGCAGCACAGCTACAGCTTATCTAAAGGGCACAGAATCTTCTGTAGATATCGCTGTTATAGCAGTAGAACTTGAAGATCTGTCCAAGGACACTCTTTCTGCTATAAGCATAGCTACACTTGGAGATTCCAACTCACTTACAGTAGGAGAGAGCGCTATAGCTATAGGTAATGCACTTGGATATGGACAGTCAGTAACGACAGGTGTCATCAGTGCTCTTGATAGAGAGATAGAGACTGAAGACGGAGAGACCAATACTTTCATTCAAACAGATGCTGCAATAAACCCAGGTAACTCTGGCGGAGCACTTCTTAATGCAGCAGGTGAAGTAATAGGCGTTACCTCCAGTAAGATCGGAGCTACAACTGTAGAAGGTATGGGCTTTGCAATTCCGATATCTGATGTTATAGATCTTATCAATGATCTTATGAATGAAGATACCAAGATCACTGTAGCAGAAGGCCAGCAGGGAGCTTTGGGAGTATCAGTAATGACTCCTACAGGAATAGATGGAGCATACGTAGCAGCAGTAGGTGACGGAAGCGCTGCGCAGAAGGCCGGAATACAGGCAGGTGACCTTATCACATCTTTTGATGGCAATGACATCACATCCGCATCAGATCTTACAAGCCTTATGTCCTACTATGCAGAAGGAGATACAGTTACAGTAACAGTTCTTAGAAGAGTAGATGGTCAGTACCAGTACGTAGATATAGAAGTGACTCTTGACAATGCATCTACACTTTCAAGTTCTTCATCTACTGATGGAGGCAATACTCAGAGCTATGAATATGGTATGCCAGGTCAGTCAGGGGAAGAGCAGCAGGACAATGGCCAAGGTGAATCAAAGTCAGGATCAGCTTCTGATGATCAGCAAGGTTCCCAGCCGGAATCTAATGGTAATGGATTCGGATTTTCCTTCGGCGGCTGA
- a CDS encoding dihydrofolate reductase, with product MKAIVAVDNNWAIGYGGNLLISIPADHKMFRNETKNKVVILGRKTLATFPNSLPLDQRVNIILSANPDYTVKSTSTGTAIMARSVDEVLKIASEYDTNDVYVIGGTSVYTQLLPYVDTCIVTKVDREFTADAYFPNLEKDPEWELAEESDEQYYFDNCYTFQRWVRR from the coding sequence ATGAAAGCAATAGTAGCAGTAGATAATAACTGGGCAATAGGATATGGCGGTAATCTTCTTATAAGTATACCGGCTGACCACAAGATGTTCCGTAATGAGACTAAGAATAAGGTTGTGATCCTAGGAAGGAAGACACTTGCAACATTCCCGAACAGTCTTCCGCTTGATCAGAGGGTTAACATCATTCTTTCAGCTAATCCTGACTATACAGTTAAGAGTACGTCAACAGGAACTGCAATAATGGCAAGAAGCGTTGATGAAGTTCTTAAGATAGCATCAGAATATGATACTAATGACGTATATGTAATCGGTGGAACAAGTGTGTATACTCAGCTTCTTCCATATGTAGATACTTGCATTGTAACCAAGGTGGATAGAGAGTTTACAGCAGATGCATACTTCCCTAATCTTGAAAAAGATCCTGAATGGGAGCTTGCAGAAGAGAGTGATGAACAGTACTACTTCGACAACTGCTACACCTTCCAGAGATGGGTACGTAGGTAA
- a CDS encoding EAL domain-containing protein, with protein sequence MDDFRLHYKYSDFFSERWQNEPDGELISDDYINIAPGETVRLYHRLPYTIAPDEAIAIYDPGIYVAVYANGTFLGDFAKGTTDTIGMEVGNSWFIIGIPMFAHGKDLTLELKNTTHKNKRFYYYNAIFGQRNDLNNAIFIKNMSAFLNGFMFIIIGFVLVIFTIFLFKYQIESMKKPAAYMAVISLLSGIWFLIDSNLPQFISGSVSIRYLSSFYLLMILPVFQLLFFLEYLNNGKNLIQYMLLTYMAFMAVVVILYVADIVHIAIGFFALMSYLFFITVVIMALEVREFFITESRYLFASVLGTTFLVGVTARSFLRYYLDKEVDNSNSFRIGYSVFLITLTLTVLLKSFHDIRGEMNLRRLKELAYVDTVTGGNSLAYLNEKFSEISSEQRDEYWLLYMNLVGFKAVNEIIGWENGNRLLKELYEKNQLSLEDGESQGAMGQSSFAMLIKSDDKAQNVRRKCSMLREGLEKLLRDNYKSLSVRVEFSACPISAGDDNFKAVLDLARIAYRNSAAAYDLASDCWLYTEMCKDKLRVEKTMENRLEKALLNKEMELFLQPKVDPHTGKVSGAEALVRWRRNDGSVLGPVYFIPVFERNRMIARVDLFMFRETCLFIKKWVDEGNEPFKISVNLSRYSILNADNFESYEQIIREIKPPIELIEFEITESMAYNNENDISEIIDRIHDLGATVSMDDFGSSYSNLVAIQRLQFDTVKIDRGIFTHGFPDNEKSFQMVSALMRMFTTIGISVVAEGIESENQVQALRKLGCHSIQGYYYSRPLDIAKFKEFFDVTNRNVS encoded by the coding sequence GTGGATGATTTTAGGTTACATTATAAGTACTCGGATTTTTTCTCAGAGAGATGGCAGAACGAGCCGGATGGTGAGCTTATAAGTGATGATTATATTAATATAGCTCCCGGTGAGACTGTCCGTTTATATCACAGGTTACCTTATACGATCGCTCCTGATGAGGCGATAGCTATCTATGATCCCGGGATTTATGTGGCTGTATATGCCAATGGTACTTTTTTGGGAGATTTTGCCAAGGGTACTACAGATACCATCGGCATGGAAGTTGGGAATTCATGGTTCATCATAGGTATTCCAATGTTCGCTCATGGCAAAGATCTGACGCTGGAACTTAAAAATACCACTCATAAAAATAAGCGCTTTTATTATTATAATGCCATATTCGGGCAGCGCAATGACCTCAACAATGCGATATTTATTAAGAATATGAGCGCTTTTCTGAATGGATTCATGTTCATCATAATTGGATTTGTTCTGGTGATCTTTACTATTTTCTTATTCAAATATCAAATAGAATCTATGAAAAAACCGGCTGCATATATGGCGGTTATATCACTTTTGTCCGGAATCTGGTTTTTGATAGACTCTAATCTGCCTCAGTTCATAAGTGGATCTGTTTCGATCAGGTATCTGTCATCTTTTTACCTGCTTATGATACTTCCGGTGTTCCAGCTTCTGTTCTTCTTGGAGTACCTTAATAATGGCAAAAATCTGATACAGTATATGTTACTGACATATATGGCATTTATGGCCGTTGTTGTCATATTGTATGTTGCAGATATCGTACATATTGCTATAGGATTTTTTGCACTGATGTCATATCTGTTTTTTATAACTGTCGTGATTATGGCACTCGAAGTCAGAGAGTTCTTCATAACAGAGAGCAGGTACTTGTTTGCATCTGTTCTTGGGACGACTTTTCTGGTGGGAGTAACGGCCAGGAGCTTTTTAAGGTACTATTTGGACAAGGAAGTTGATAATTCCAACTCATTCAGAATAGGATACAGTGTATTTCTGATAACGCTTACGCTTACGGTCCTTCTTAAATCTTTCCATGATATAAGAGGTGAGATGAATCTTAGAAGGCTCAAAGAGCTTGCCTACGTAGACACAGTAACAGGTGGCAATTCACTTGCATATCTTAATGAGAAGTTCTCTGAGATATCCTCAGAGCAAAGAGATGAATACTGGCTTTTGTATATGAATCTTGTGGGATTTAAAGCTGTAAACGAGATCATAGGCTGGGAGAATGGTAACAGGCTTTTAAAAGAGCTCTATGAAAAAAACCAGCTATCCCTTGAAGATGGAGAATCGCAAGGAGCTATGGGTCAGTCCAGCTTTGCAATGCTTATAAAAAGTGATGATAAAGCTCAGAATGTAAGAAGAAAGTGCTCTATGCTACGTGAAGGACTTGAAAAGCTTCTTAGGGACAATTATAAGTCGCTATCTGTAAGAGTGGAATTCTCAGCATGTCCTATAAGTGCCGGAGATGATAATTTCAAAGCGGTACTGGATCTTGCCAGAATCGCGTACAGGAATTCGGCAGCAGCTTATGACCTTGCATCAGACTGCTGGTTATATACTGAGATGTGCAAAGACAAGCTTCGCGTAGAAAAGACTATGGAAAACAGGCTTGAGAAAGCTCTTTTGAATAAAGAAATGGAACTCTTTCTCCAGCCCAAGGTTGATCCTCATACCGGCAAAGTCTCAGGTGCAGAAGCTCTTGTAAGATGGAGAAGAAATGACGGATCTGTACTAGGGCCGGTATATTTCATACCTGTATTTGAAAGAAACAGAATGATCGCAAGAGTTGATCTGTTTATGTTCAGAGAGACCTGTCTTTTTATAAAAAAGTGGGTTGATGAAGGCAATGAACCTTTTAAGATATCTGTTAACCTTTCAAGATACAGTATCCTTAATGCAGACAATTTTGAAAGTTATGAGCAGATCATAAGAGAGATAAAGCCACCTATAGAACTTATAGAATTTGAGATCACGGAATCCATGGCATACAATAACGAAAACGATATATCAGAGATCATCGACAGGATCCATGATCTTGGAGCAACAGTATCCATGGATGATTTCGGAAGTTCTTATTCTAATCTTGTAGCTATTCAGAGGCTTCAATTTGATACGGTTAAGATCGACAGAGGGATCTTCACTCACGGATTCCCTGACAATGAGAAGAGCTTCCAGATGGTAAGCGCTCTCATGCGTATGTTCACTACAATAGGTATATCTGTTGTAGCAGAGGGAATAGAATCGGAGAATCAGGTACAGGCGCTTAGAAAGCTTGGCTGTCATTCCATACAGGGATACTATTATTCAAGACCTCTGGATATAGCCAAATTCAAAGAATTCTTCGATGTTACCAATCGGAATGTATCGTGA
- the thyA gene encoding thymidylate synthase, with protein sequence MSKADEIFIQMCNDILTNGTTTKGQAVRPHWPDGESAYTVKIFGQAHTYDLSKEFPLMTLRKTGIKTATDEVLWIYQKKSSNIKNLKGSIWDEWADEDGSIGKAYGWQIAAKYSYKGVTEEGIDRAFPTWNKEVEGSKVMYKYVPGPGIPSMEERLVPGTDAYERLSEPDIVFDRESGTAVMDQMNKVIYDLKINPFSRRIMTTTWNVSELSQMNLEPCAYSMTYNVTQDENDGKLVLNAVLNQRSQDMLAANNWNIVQYSSLVHMLAQVCDMKVGKLLHVIADCHIYDRHIPYIKELIGRTPLPAPTFHLNPEIKDFYDFTRNDVSVENYEVAGDQFKDIPIAI encoded by the coding sequence ATGTCCAAAGCAGACGAAATTTTTATACAGATGTGCAATGATATCCTGACAAACGGTACTACAACCAAAGGTCAGGCTGTTCGTCCTCATTGGCCGGACGGTGAGAGCGCATATACTGTCAAGATCTTCGGTCAGGCACATACATACGATCTTTCTAAGGAGTTCCCGCTTATGACTCTTAGAAAGACAGGTATCAAGACTGCAACAGATGAAGTGCTCTGGATATATCAGAAGAAATCTTCCAATATTAAAAATCTCAAAGGCTCTATCTGGGATGAGTGGGCTGATGAAGACGGATCTATCGGCAAAGCCTACGGATGGCAGATAGCTGCAAAGTATTCTTATAAAGGAGTAACAGAAGAGGGAATAGACAGAGCTTTCCCTACATGGAATAAAGAAGTTGAAGGCAGCAAAGTTATGTACAAGTATGTCCCCGGCCCTGGTATTCCATCTATGGAAGAACGTCTTGTTCCGGGAACAGATGCATACGAAAGACTATCTGAGCCTGATATTGTTTTTGACAGAGAGTCAGGAACTGCTGTAATGGATCAGATGAATAAGGTCATATACGACCTTAAGATAAATCCATTCTCACGTCGTATTATGACTACAACCTGGAATGTATCAGAACTTTCTCAGATGAACCTTGAACCTTGCGCATATAGCATGACCTACAATGTGACTCAGGATGAGAATGACGGAAAACTTGTACTTAATGCTGTACTTAATCAGCGTTCTCAGGATATGCTTGCAGCCAATAACTGGAATATTGTCCAGTATTCTTCACTTGTGCACATGCTGGCACAGGTTTGTGACATGAAGGTTGGTAAGCTCCTTCATGTTATCGCAGATTGCCATATTTATGACAGGCATATTCCTTATATTAAAGAACTTATTGGAAGGACGCCTCTTCCGGCACCAACCTTCCATTTGAATCCTGAAATTAAGGATTTTTATGATTTTACAAGAAATGACGTTAGTGTAGAAAACTATGAGGTAGCAGGAGACCAGTTCAAAGATATACCGATAGCAATCTAG
- a CDS encoding MBL fold metallo-hydrolase RNA specificity domain-containing protein — protein sequence MKLTFVGADHEVTGSCHCLQACGKTILVDYGMEQGRNIFENVPLPVAPALIDYVFLTHAHVDHSGLIPLLYAGGFRGKIYATTATADLCDIMLRDCAHIQMQESEWRRRKAKRNSKLEGAEPLYIMEDAEGAIRQFIPCEYDEIIDVCDGIKIRFTDIGHLLGSASIEVWLEEKGQKRKIVFSGDIGNTRQPLIKDPKYTEEADYVVMESTYGDRLHSTERPDYIKDLTDVLNRTFERGGNVVIPSFAIGRTQEMLYFFRQIKEEHLVTAVEDFDVFVDSPMAVSATGLFADHEYTCYDEEAMSFVKRGINPISFRGLKLSITQEESVAINFDDKPKVILAASGMCDAGRIKHHLKHNLWRPESTILFVGYQSAGTLGRAIIDGAERVRLFGEEIDVRAEITKIEGLSGHADRDGLAAWLNGFTKKRPRKVFIVHGEDTVTIAFAQYLKNEYGYDTYAPYSGTVFDLVSGQFDKEGVPVPAAKKAEAISDVYARLKAAGARLIAVIGKVSGISNKDKAKFADQINALCDKYDR from the coding sequence ATGAAACTGACATTTGTAGGTGCTGATCATGAAGTTACAGGAAGCTGTCATTGCCTGCAGGCTTGTGGCAAGACGATTCTGGTAGACTACGGTATGGAGCAGGGACGCAACATATTTGAAAATGTACCTCTTCCGGTTGCTCCGGCTCTTATCGACTATGTGTTCTTGACACATGCGCATGTAGATCACAGCGGACTTATACCGCTACTGTATGCCGGAGGCTTTAGAGGCAAGATCTATGCAACAACGGCTACAGCTGATCTGTGTGATATCATGCTAAGAGACTGTGCCCATATTCAGATGCAGGAATCTGAATGGCGCAGAAGAAAAGCAAAACGTAACAGTAAGTTAGAAGGAGCAGAGCCTCTTTATATTATGGAGGATGCAGAAGGCGCTATACGTCAGTTTATTCCATGTGAATATGATGAGATCATAGATGTATGTGATGGTATAAAGATCAGATTTACCGATATAGGTCATCTTCTCGGAAGTGCCAGTATAGAGGTCTGGCTCGAAGAAAAAGGCCAGAAGCGCAAGATAGTATTCTCAGGAGATATTGGTAATACCCGTCAGCCTCTTATCAAAGACCCTAAGTATACTGAAGAAGCCGACTATGTTGTCATGGAGTCAACCTATGGAGATAGGCTCCATTCTACCGAAAGACCTGATTATATCAAGGATCTTACGGATGTTCTTAACAGAACTTTTGAAAGAGGCGGCAATGTTGTGATTCCGTCTTTTGCCATAGGCAGAACCCAGGAGATGCTATACTTCTTCAGACAGATCAAAGAAGAGCACCTTGTCACAGCTGTAGAAGACTTTGACGTATTCGTTGACAGCCCTATGGCAGTCAGTGCTACAGGTCTTTTTGCTGATCATGAATATACCTGCTACGATGAGGAAGCTATGTCCTTTGTCAAAAGAGGTATAAATCCCATATCATTCCGCGGTCTTAAGCTGTCTATAACCCAGGAAGAGTCTGTTGCCATCAACTTTGATGATAAACCCAAGGTAATCCTTGCAGCTTCCGGCATGTGTGATGCAGGACGTATCAAGCACCATCTCAAGCACAACCTATGGAGACCTGAGAGTACCATATTGTTTGTGGGTTATCAGTCGGCAGGAACTCTTGGACGAGCTATCATAGACGGAGCCGAGAGAGTCAGGCTCTTTGGTGAAGAGATTGATGTCAGGGCTGAGATTACCAAGATAGAAGGACTTTCCGGTCATGCAGACAGAGACGGACTTGCAGCCTGGCTTAATGGCTTTACCAAGAAAAGACCAAGGAAGGTCTTTATCGTACACGGAGAAGATACCGTTACAATTGCATTTGCTCAGTATCTGAAAAATGAATACGGCTATGATACATATGCGCCTTATAGCGGTACTGTCTTTGATCTTGTGTCAGGACAATTCGACAAGGAAGGCGTACCTGTACCTGCTGCTAAGAAGGCTGAAGCTATATCTGATGTATATGCAAGGCTTAAAGCTGCAGGAGCTAGGCTTATCGCAGTTATAGGTAAAGTCAGCGGCATCAGCAATAAGGATAAGGCTAAGTTCGCTGATCAGATCAATGCCCTGTGCGATAAGTATGATAGATAG
- a CDS encoding endonuclease/exonuclease/phosphatase family protein gives MTGDNKNKSFAKKIIKALLSIVLIFVIVVAAGIGVLTVFEYRPEDKEDIELIGTAEKTLSAGDSFTVLTWNTGYGALSDDSDFFMDGGTMIYTADKDRVQENLEQMAVEIESIDPDIVFLQEVDKVADRSYKIDEVSFFQESNNDKVSSYALNMDAIFIPYPIPPIGRVKVGIQTLSAYEVSSSTRLSLPVPFKWPVSTCNFKKCLNVSRIPVGGTDKELVLVNLHLEAYDSGEGKMAQTNMLRQVLQAEVDAGNYVIAGGDFNQVFSNTDTSAYPVYDGLWQPGSIDVEEFGDDFTFITDSSVPTCRSLDKVYLGADKDSFQYYIIDGFIVSGNIAIDSCKTQDLGFVCSDHNPVVLEVTLK, from the coding sequence GTGACTGGAGATAACAAGAATAAAAGTTTTGCAAAAAAGATTATAAAAGCCCTGCTTAGTATAGTTTTGATATTTGTCATTGTAGTAGCAGCCGGAATAGGTGTTTTGACTGTTTTTGAATATAGACCGGAAGATAAGGAAGATATTGAACTTATAGGAACTGCAGAAAAGACTTTATCTGCAGGAGATTCATTTACTGTTCTGACTTGGAATACCGGATATGGAGCACTTTCAGATGATTCTGATTTCTTCATGGATGGCGGTACTATGATATATACTGCTGATAAGGACAGGGTACAAGAGAATCTTGAACAGATGGCTGTAGAGATAGAAAGTATAGATCCTGACATAGTATTCTTGCAGGAAGTAGATAAGGTAGCTGACAGATCTTATAAGATTGATGAGGTATCTTTTTTTCAGGAAAGTAATAATGATAAGGTAAGTTCATATGCTCTTAATATGGATGCAATATTTATTCCATATCCTATTCCGCCTATTGGAAGAGTAAAGGTTGGAATACAGACATTATCTGCATACGAAGTATCATCATCTACAAGATTATCACTTCCTGTGCCATTTAAGTGGCCGGTTAGTACCTGTAATTTCAAAAAATGCCTTAATGTATCAAGAATACCTGTAGGGGGAACTGATAAGGAACTGGTGCTTGTGAATCTGCATCTTGAAGCTTATGACAGCGGAGAAGGCAAGATGGCACAGACCAATATGCTAAGACAGGTCCTTCAGGCAGAAGTTGATGCAGGTAATTATGTGATCGCTGGTGGTGACTTCAATCAGGTATTCTCCAATACTGATACTAGTGCATATCCTGTATATGATGGCTTATGGCAGCCTGGAAGTATAGATGTAGAAGAATTTGGCGATGACTTTACATTTATTACAGACAGTAGCGTGCCAACATGTAGGTCCCTTGATAAAGTATATCTTGGAGCCGATAAGGACAGCTTCCAGTACTATATTATTGACGGATTTATAGTATCAGGAAACATTGCGATAGATTCCTGCAAGACCCAGGATCTTGGATTTGTATGTTCTGACCACAATCCTGTTGTTCTTGAAGTGACGTTAAAGTGA
- a CDS encoding EAL domain-containing protein, protein MEKKYLLNDIVDAMETGELQAYYQPQYNAKKGVIGGAEALVRWIKKDGTVVLPGEFIPVLEEAGQLSLVDWFVAEDACKTIKELSDKAIRISVNFGREHAKDDQFVDKLNKLVQSYGIDKNFFGVEITESDVVADKKEVVEWVCKIEAAGYMVSIDDFGSGMSSLSFVKDVPARVLKIDRSFLNDNCLTERGRITLESVFYFAHRLKLLTVVEGVETQEQLQYINTCDCDYIQGFLFSKPVPKSEFLWMCREEAPVEIEAIDPFDSQSAVFEQVRVMIESVYKKFQLVKFANISKNSYTLMRRDNFLGTEIPETGTYDDCLKQIVDKTVPESREEVENAFNRKSLLDAYAAGKKKVLRIAKQFDENGEIHRVGIEDYFMENEGSKDVFIVSFLQILDFDDSTYV, encoded by the coding sequence ATGGAAAAGAAATATCTGCTAAATGATATTGTAGATGCTATGGAAACAGGTGAGCTGCAGGCTTATTACCAGCCGCAGTACAATGCTAAGAAAGGTGTTATAGGCGGAGCTGAAGCACTTGTAAGATGGATCAAAAAAGATGGAACAGTGGTTCTTCCGGGAGAGTTTATACCTGTCCTTGAAGAAGCAGGACAGCTTTCACTTGTAGACTGGTTTGTCGCAGAGGATGCCTGTAAGACTATAAAAGAACTTAGCGATAAAGCTATACGAATAAGTGTCAATTTTGGCAGAGAACATGCCAAGGATGATCAGTTCGTAGATAAATTAAATAAGCTTGTCCAGTCCTATGGCATAGACAAGAACTTTTTTGGCGTAGAGATCACAGAATCAGACGTTGTAGCTGACAAGAAAGAAGTTGTAGAATGGGTTTGCAAAATAGAAGCAGCAGGATATATGGTTTCTATTGATGACTTTGGTTCAGGTATGTCTTCCCTTTCTTTTGTCAAAGATGTTCCTGCAAGAGTACTTAAGATCGACAGATCATTCCTGAATGATAACTGCCTTACAGAAAGAGGCAGGATCACCTTGGAGTCAGTATTTTATTTTGCCCACAGACTTAAGCTTCTTACAGTGGTTGAAGGCGTAGAAACTCAGGAACAGCTGCAGTATATAAATACCTGCGACTGCGATTATATACAGGGATTTCTTTTTTCAAAGCCGGTTCCAAAGAGTGAATTCTTATGGATGTGCCGCGAAGAAGCACCTGTTGAGATTGAAGCAATTGATCCTTTCGATAGCCAGTCTGCAGTATTCGAGCAGGTCAGAGTTATGATCGAGTCTGTGTACAAGAAATTCCAGCTTGTGAAGTTTGCTAATATCAGCAAGAATTCATATACGCTGATGAGACGTGACAATTTCCTTGGTACAGAAATACCTGAAACCGGAACGTATGATGATTGCCTTAAGCAGATCGTTGATAAGACAGTTCCGGAATCTCGAGAAGAAGTGGAGAATGCCTTTAATAGAAAGAGTCTTCTTGATGCATATGCTGCCGGCAAGAAGAAAGTCCTTCGCATAGCGAAGCAGTTCGATGAGAATGGAGAGATTCACAGAGTAGGTATAGAAGACTATTTTATGGAGAATGAAGGAAGCAAGGATGTATTTATAGTGTCATTTTTGCAGATTCTGGATTTTGATGATAGTACTTATGTTTAA